In one window of Littorina saxatilis isolate snail1 linkage group LG11, US_GU_Lsax_2.0, whole genome shotgun sequence DNA:
- the LOC138980368 gene encoding uncharacterized protein, whose amino-acid sequence MMWLPLILCLLAALPPIACFQTHLGQPSRQYSPSSLDDCMDLATNQLARWKQVYGVCIAMFLSKTRPPSHPPFGSQSNALKGVVMSTDAQYSGHSDINIGVTPVYEHERSDGGMMKRAEETIGNGEAFQAEFSNDNKGEDRPQMGNSRDDGQAWLSVMRRAVRLRTRRQHSLSINSALVSLADMLVAQDYGRERARQNAFRKQLMGLGR is encoded by the coding sequence ATGATGTGGCTTCCGCTGATTTTATGCCTGCTCGCCGCCCTTCCCCCAATCGCTTGCTTCCAGACCCATTTAGGCCAGCCCTCGCGGCAGTATTCCCCGTCCTCATTGGACGACTGCATGGACCTGGCCACCAATCAGCTGGCGCGTTGGAAACAGGTGTATGGCGTCTGCATCGCTATGTTCCTCAGCAAGACTCGCCCTCCGTCTCACCCTCCTTTCGGGAGCCAATCAAACGCCTTGAAGGGCGTTGTCATGTCAACGGACGCTCAGTACAGCGGACACAGTGATATAAACATAGGGGTGACCCCGGTGTACGAACATGAACGATCCGACGGCGGTATGATGAAGCGAGCGGAGGAGACCATAGGCAACGGAGAGGCTTTCCAGGCCGAGTTCTCCAACGACAACAAAGGCGAAGATAGACCACAGATGGGGAACAGCAGAGACGACGGTCAAGCCTGGTTGTCCGTCATGCGCAGAGCCGTCCGACTGAGAACCAGGCGTCAGCATTCTCTGTCCATCAACAGCGCGCTTGTCTCCCTTGCTGACATGCTGGTGGCGCAAGACTATGGCCGCGAGAGGGCGCGGCAGAATGCTTTCCGCAAACAGCTTATGGGTCTAGGACGCTGA